One genomic region from Mycoplasmoides pirum ATCC 25960 encodes:
- the parC gene encoding DNA topoisomerase IV subunit A, with translation MSYKKIVDTKVCKKELDEIMSDSFGKYAKYIIQDRALPDIRDGLKPVQRRILYAMYKIGLTPEKAYKKSATTVGEVIGKYHPHGDSSIYEALVRMTQSWKNNIPLIDMQGNNGSIDGDSAAAMRYTEAKFSYYGINMLSNIEKQTVKFVLNFDDTEQEPTILPSLLPNLLINGSTGIAAGYATNIPPFNLNEIIDGIIMRIDSPNCRLDSLMKVIPGPDFPTGGIIHDDNGIREAFETGKGKFILRAKIIDEIEHNKKRLIITEIPYETNKSSIIKNIEEIIDNEEIAYLTEVRDESDKSGIRIVLEYKGDEKNAEAIKRYLFKNTQLQINYNINNVAIDKRKPIQMNLFRYLDSYLDHALEIIVKSSEFDLNKNKNRLEIINGLIKATSIIDKIIELIRKSEDRSDAITKLINKFEFTNNQAEAIVQLRLYRLSNTDVLSLQEEAQNLKEKIKELSLILNDEKYRKDHLKTILRNYKKLFNQPRKTQIEEMVEKIVIEATDVVENKEIYIFVTKDGYLKQTSQKNITLENLTSFKLKENDALIYSEQAKSLDRLLLITSYGNFVALPIYKIKEAKIRETGIHINSILTLRDNEKIVFAKLMKNNHDYENDNTSIVLVSKSGMIKRFYFRDVFSFKSIRPSVCMNLKEKDILVDAKVVDSEKQEIVLYSQMGNALRFNVDEVSIIGLKGMGVRGIKLRNEDYLVSCSVIDNSNEYQVILLAEKGIKRVNLKNLISLSRATMGKPLLSQIKSKPYKLITTILINNNQRSFFCYKNNGEIISIPIFDIPLMDFDSRMSNPIDETTTFIYLPNPIFK, from the coding sequence ATGAGTTATAAAAAAATAGTTGATACTAAAGTTTGTAAAAAAGAACTTGACGAAATCATGTCAGATAGTTTTGGTAAATATGCAAAATATATTATCCAAGATCGTGCTTTACCTGACATTCGTGATGGATTAAAACCAGTACAAAGAAGAATTTTATATGCAATGTATAAAATAGGTTTAACACCCGAAAAAGCTTATAAAAAATCCGCAACAACTGTTGGGGAAGTAATTGGTAAATATCATCCTCATGGTGATTCTTCAATTTATGAAGCTTTAGTACGGATGACACAATCTTGAAAAAACAATATTCCACTAATTGATATGCAAGGTAATAATGGTTCAATTGATGGCGACAGTGCTGCAGCAATGCGTTATACAGAAGCTAAATTTTCTTATTATGGAATTAATATGTTATCAAATATCGAAAAACAAACTGTTAAATTTGTTTTAAATTTTGATGATACAGAACAAGAGCCAACTATTTTGCCTAGTTTATTACCTAACTTATTAATCAATGGTTCAACAGGGATTGCAGCTGGATATGCAACTAATATTCCGCCTTTTAATTTAAATGAAATTATAGATGGAATTATTATGCGTATTGATTCGCCAAATTGTAGACTTGATTCTTTAATGAAAGTAATTCCGGGCCCTGATTTTCCAACTGGCGGAATTATTCATGATGATAATGGTATTAGAGAAGCTTTTGAAACCGGAAAAGGAAAATTTATTTTAAGAGCTAAAATTATTGATGAAATTGAACACAATAAAAAAAGATTAATTATTACTGAAATTCCATATGAAACTAATAAATCTTCGATTATTAAAAACATTGAAGAAATAATCGATAATGAAGAAATAGCATATTTAACTGAAGTTCGAGATGAATCTGACAAATCTGGCATTAGAATAGTTCTAGAATATAAAGGAGATGAAAAAAATGCCGAAGCAATAAAAAGATATTTATTTAAAAATACTCAACTTCAAATTAATTACAATATTAACAATGTTGCTATAGATAAAAGAAAACCAATTCAAATGAATTTATTCAGATATTTAGATAGTTATTTAGATCATGCTTTAGAAATTATTGTTAAAAGTAGTGAATTTGACTTGAATAAAAATAAAAATCGTTTAGAAATAATAAATGGTTTAATTAAAGCAACATCAATTATTGATAAGATTATTGAATTGATTAGAAAATCAGAAGATAGAAGTGATGCTATTACTAAACTAATAAATAAATTTGAATTTACAAATAATCAAGCTGAAGCAATAGTTCAATTACGTTTATATCGTTTAAGTAATACAGATGTTTTAAGTTTACAAGAAGAAGCACAAAATCTTAAAGAAAAAATAAAAGAACTTAGTCTTATTTTAAACGATGAAAAATATCGTAAAGATCATTTAAAAACAATTTTAAGAAATTATAAGAAATTATTTAATCAACCACGTAAAACTCAAATTGAAGAAATGGTTGAAAAAATAGTAATCGAAGCAACTGATGTTGTTGAAAATAAAGAAATTTATATTTTTGTAACCAAAGATGGTTATTTAAAACAAACATCTCAAAAAAATATAACTCTTGAAAATTTAACAAGTTTCAAATTAAAAGAAAATGATGCTTTAATTTATTCTGAACAAGCTAAAAGTTTAGATCGTTTGTTATTAATAACTAGTTATGGTAATTTTGTTGCTTTACCTATTTACAAAATTAAAGAAGCTAAAATTCGAGAAACTGGAATTCACATTAACAGTATATTAACATTAAGGGATAATGAAAAAATTGTTTTTGCGAAATTGATGAAAAATAATCATGATTACGAAAATGATAACACATCAATTGTTCTTGTTTCAAAATCTGGAATGATTAAACGTTTTTATTTTAGAGATGTTTTTAGTTTTAAATCCATTCGTCCTAGTGTTTGTATGAATTTAAAAGAAAAAGATATTTTAGTTGATGCTAAAGTTGTTGATTCAGAAAAACAAGAAATTGTATTATATTCACAAATGGGAAATGCTTTGAGATTTAATGTTGATGAAGTATCAATAATTGGATTAAAAGGAATGGGTGTTAGAGGAATAAAACTTCGTAATGAAGATTATTTAGTATCTTGTTCAGTCATTGATAACAGTAATGAATATCAAGTTATATTATTAGCAGAAAAAGGGATCAAAAGAGTTAATCTTAAAAATTTAATTTCCCTTAGTAGAGCAACTATGGGCAAACCGTTGTTAAGTCAAATTAAATCAAAACCATATAAACTGATAACAACAATTTTAATTAATAACAACCAAAGAAGTTTTTTTTGTTATAAAAATAATGGTGAAATTATTTCAATTCCTATTTTTGATATACCTCTTATGGATTTTGATTCAAGAATGAGTAATCCAATTGATGAAACAACAACTTTTATTTATTTACCAAATCCAATTTTCAAATAA
- the hrcA gene encoding heat-inducible transcriptional repressor HrcA — MKLSKRQNKLLKIIVDEYTATATPVSSKNLIKKYFKDLSSATIRNEMYFLEKMNLVEKMHTSSGRMPSLEGYRYYEENLLETTDDFDIRHRLRKILNSRSKSIDEVIEMSVNFINEITKLPSIVTHIKSDDRLCRIDLIRLNSNLALVLVVSSSGNIVKKTIKFNDQKQYDDVATCVKVFNDRLIDTKFSEIESKLDSLRKIIKKMVIEYEYIIQEIVNKIFDFNTRCTSDIYGTKNLIKNGEFLDRDKLIKIIDLLENTSIWEQIAYNHQNTGKTTITFGDQIGFEGVSVASTVFNDSEGAKHQISVVGPTRMDYAKVKGLLNIFKEEIEKIGSINNEKNKN, encoded by the coding sequence ATGAAATTATCCAAAAGACAAAATAAATTATTAAAAATAATTGTAGATGAATATACTGCAACAGCTACACCTGTTAGTAGTAAGAATTTAATTAAAAAATATTTTAAAGATTTATCTAGTGCAACAATACGCAATGAAATGTATTTTTTAGAAAAAATGAATTTAGTTGAAAAAATGCATACTTCATCAGGAAGAATGCCTTCTCTTGAAGGATATAGATATTATGAAGAAAATTTGTTAGAAACTACAGATGACTTTGATATTAGACATCGCTTACGAAAAATTTTAAATTCTCGTTCTAAATCAATTGATGAAGTAATCGAAATGTCTGTTAATTTTATAAATGAAATAACAAAACTTCCTTCTATTGTAACTCATATAAAAAGTGATGATAGATTATGTAGAATTGATTTAATTAGATTGAATAGTAATTTAGCCCTTGTTTTAGTAGTTTCTTCATCAGGAAATATTGTTAAAAAAACTATTAAGTTTAATGATCAAAAACAATATGATGATGTTGCTACATGTGTAAAAGTTTTTAATGATCGTTTAATAGATACTAAATTTTCTGAAATTGAATCAAAATTAGATAGTTTGCGCAAAATTATTAAAAAAATGGTAATTGAATACGAATATATTATTCAAGAAATTGTTAATAAAATATTTGATTTTAATACAAGATGTACAAGTGATATATATGGAACTAAAAATTTAATTAAAAATGGTGAATTTTTAGATCGTGACAAATTAATAAAAATTATTGATTTGCTTGAAAATACTTCGATATGAGAACAGATTGCTTATAATCATCAAAATACCGGAAAAACAACTATAACTTTTGGGGATCAAATAGGATTCGAAGGCGTTTCGGTTGCATCAACAGTTTTTAATGATTCAGAAGGCGCAAAACATCAAATTTCAGTTGTCGGACCTACAAGAATGGATTATGCTAAAGTTAAAGGTTTATTAAATATTTTTAAAGAAGAAATAGAAAAAATAGGTTCTATAAACAATGAAAAAAATAAAAATTAA
- a CDS encoding GTPase, giving the protein MKSCNQIKKINQNKKCEGCGAILTSDVNKIGYTPVIEKAKFCQRCFKLKYYNKESIVNNDFLENHVKIVLNNFDFSNKAVFFVCSPNQIFFNVSKVKEIYKKSKYFYLIISKIDSLINIKNLDKIKNKLYKFLQINNIDISLNQLIICSAHLNLNYSVIQSTFLKLFSKNIKVVFCGPTNAGKSSLINWIIKREKIENINNLTTSYYRNTTQDIKQIKLFKKGNFIDLPGFVDDNSFQIIMDNDQLKKFCNEKSKWKNKIFQLRNNRFLKFENLFSLKIFINQNNKNSSNIITYFNDNLKIHVVNLNNKNNEKINFDKQNLVEYTYDLNFNYNLLVLNNLGFIVLKNVSKIILYLDKKLSKPILFENEKL; this is encoded by the coding sequence ATGAAATCTTGTAATCAAATTAAAAAAATAAATCAAAATAAAAAATGTGAAGGGTGTGGTGCTATATTAACAAGTGATGTTAATAAAATAGGTTACACACCAGTTATTGAAAAAGCAAAATTTTGTCAAAGGTGTTTTAAATTAAAATATTACAATAAAGAGTCTATAGTAAATAATGATTTTCTTGAAAATCATGTAAAGATAGTATTAAATAATTTTGATTTTTCTAATAAAGCAGTTTTTTTTGTATGCTCTCCTAATCAAATATTTTTCAATGTTAGTAAAGTAAAAGAAATATATAAAAAATCTAAATATTTTTATTTAATTATTTCTAAAATTGATTCTTTAATAAACATTAAAAATTTGGATAAAATTAAAAATAAATTATATAAATTTTTACAAATAAATAATATAGATATTTCATTAAATCAATTAATAATTTGTTCTGCTCATTTAAATTTAAATTATTCTGTTATTCAATCAACTTTTTTAAAATTGTTTTCAAAAAATATTAAAGTTGTATTTTGTGGACCAACTAATGCTGGCAAATCTTCATTAATCAATTGAATTATAAAAAGAGAAAAAATTGAAAATATTAATAATTTAACAACAAGTTATTATAGAAATACAACTCAAGATATCAAACAAATCAAATTATTTAAAAAAGGTAATTTCATTGATTTGCCAGGCTTTGTTGATGATAATAGTTTTCAAATTATTATGGACAATGATCAATTAAAAAAATTTTGCAATGAGAAAAGCAAATGAAAAAATAAAATATTTCAATTAAGAAATAATAGATTTTTAAAATTTGAAAATTTATTTAGTTTAAAAATTTTTATAAATCAAAATAATAAAAATTCTTCAAATATTATTACTTATTTTAACGATAATCTTAAAATTCATGTAGTTAATTTAAACAATAAAAATAATGAAAAAATTAATTTTGATAAACAGAATTTAGTTGAGTATACGTATGATTTAAATTTTAATTACAATTTATTAGTTTTAAATAATTTAGGATTTATTGTTTTGAAAAATGTATCAAAAATCATTTTATATTTAGACAAAAAGCTTTCAAAACCAATACTTTTTGAAAATGAAAAATTATAA
- a CDS encoding YqeG family HAD IIIA-type phosphatase yields the protein MKNKNSFLNYFRPSIYLENFDKLNLFALINQDINVLFCDLDNTLVPHFSRKPNNRVISFLNKVKNHGIQVWIISNNSKKRVVEFCDTLKKSNIINGYIWNAKKPLTHKIKKHMKKNRILSENVIFLGDQLITDIFVANRLGCKSILVHPLMEVVYDLNTGNRKLQSILESMIYSKLEQNNFLNITPINEEFINSANEIL from the coding sequence ATGAAAAACAAAAATAGTTTTTTAAATTACTTTAGACCAAGCATTTATTTAGAAAATTTTGACAAATTAAACTTATTTGCATTAATTAATCAAGATATTAATGTTTTATTTTGTGATTTAGATAATACATTAGTTCCACATTTTAGTAGAAAACCAAATAATCGAGTTATAAGTTTTTTAAACAAAGTTAAAAATCATGGAATACAAGTTTGAATTATTTCAAATAATTCAAAAAAAAGAGTAGTAGAATTTTGTGATACACTAAAAAAATCAAATATTATTAATGGATATATTTGAAATGCAAAAAAACCATTAACTCATAAAATAAAAAAACACATGAAAAAAAATCGTATTTTATCTGAAAATGTTATTTTTTTGGGAGATCAATTAATAACTGATATTTTTGTAGCAAATCGTTTAGGTTGTAAATCTATACTAGTTCATCCTTTAATGGAAGTAGTTTATGATTTGAATACAGGAAATCGTAAATTACAAAGTATTTTAGAGAGCATGATTTATTCAAAACTAGAACAAAATAATTTTTTAAATATTACTCCAATTAACGAAGAATTTATTAATAGTGCAAATGAAATCTTGTAA
- a CDS encoding 1-deoxy-D-xylulose-5-phosphate synthase has protein sequence MNNEYPILNTINNYDDFLKIDNKNLDKLASEIRNFIIQLSKEKSIHLSSNLGIIETTLALSKEFNLNKDFLFYDTGHQSYIHKIITGRKNLIYTIRDTDGLSGMQNMNESKYDYYSGGHSGNSLSICAGFLEAIKYEQNCLKLKWENVLNDLICFENNPKKVKKINRIKKQFKINEKYVVPVIGDSAIANGVALEALNDISFRNIKPIIVLNDKGMSISKAVGSIPLMISKIKTNKLLSFIEKFLYLVLWNTNFGKKIYKFIYKIFHGIGKRLSGSNLFTSLGYQYIGPINGHNIKEILIAAKKAKWYQKFQPVILHIKTEKGKGLDNYTKDKIGVNHSSSVNESTAKLTGLYLSEHLSAWVASDKKINIINPAMTYNSGFLNFTKSNSDNYFDVGISEEHAISMASGMAIRGLKPIVVIYSSFLQRSYDQLLHDFSRLNLPLLLLIDRAEISGGDGDSHHGIFDIGFLKSFPNTIITAPSNIIEAKLLIDHAITNNKNKIFAIRYPKKLPYLNLDEAQINEIKNAIENLEWLVYKNNKKNKNVVITYGNWVNIFKNQIKELNLNVDIINAININNYDFRQIEKIFNSYKNICIFEETYKNLGLANDFLQYRQKSKNNLLIRNFTKFPGGGNNKDIYLRNNMDVKQVLQELIEIS, from the coding sequence ATGAATAATGAATATCCAATTTTAAATACAATAAATAATTATGATGATTTTTTAAAAATCGATAATAAAAATTTAGATAAATTAGCTTCTGAAATTCGTAATTTTATTATTCAATTAAGCAAAGAAAAAAGTATACATCTTAGTAGCAATTTAGGAATTATTGAAACTACACTTGCATTAAGTAAAGAATTTAATTTAAATAAAGATTTTTTATTTTATGATACAGGACATCAATCATATATACATAAAATAATTACAGGTCGTAAAAATTTAATTTATACAATTCGAGATACTGATGGTTTATCAGGAATGCAAAATATGAATGAATCAAAATATGATTATTATTCTGGTGGACATTCTGGTAATTCATTATCAATTTGTGCTGGATTTTTAGAAGCAATTAAATATGAACAAAATTGCTTAAAATTAAAATGAGAAAATGTATTAAATGATTTGATTTGTTTTGAAAATAATCCAAAAAAAGTTAAGAAAATTAATCGAATAAAAAAACAATTTAAAATTAATGAAAAATATGTTGTTCCAGTAATTGGAGATAGTGCTATTGCCAATGGGGTTGCTTTAGAAGCACTAAATGATATTAGTTTTAGAAATATTAAACCTATAATAGTTTTAAATGATAAAGGAATGTCTATTTCAAAAGCTGTTGGTTCTATTCCATTAATGATTTCAAAAATTAAGACAAATAAATTATTAAGTTTTATAGAAAAATTTTTATATTTAGTTCTTTGAAATACTAATTTTGGAAAAAAAATATATAAATTCATTTATAAAATTTTTCACGGTATAGGTAAAAGACTATCTGGAAGTAATTTATTTACATCATTAGGTTATCAATATATAGGTCCAATTAATGGTCATAACATTAAAGAAATATTAATTGCAGCAAAAAAAGCTAAATGGTATCAAAAGTTTCAACCTGTAATATTACATATAAAAACAGAAAAAGGAAAAGGTTTAGATAATTACACAAAAGATAAAATAGGTGTTAATCATTCTTCAAGTGTTAATGAATCAACTGCTAAATTAACAGGATTATATCTTAGTGAACATTTATCTGCATGAGTAGCTTCAGATAAAAAAATAAACATTATTAATCCTGCAATGACATATAATTCTGGATTTTTAAATTTTACAAAAAGTAATTCAGATAATTATTTTGATGTAGGAATTTCAGAAGAGCATGCAATTAGTATGGCTAGTGGTATGGCAATAAGAGGTCTAAAACCTATTGTAGTAATTTATTCTTCTTTCTTGCAAAGATCATACGATCAATTATTACATGATTTTTCTCGTTTAAATTTACCACTATTACTTTTAATAGATCGAGCAGAAATTTCTGGTGGAGATGGAGATTCTCATCATGGAATTTTTGATATAGGATTTTTAAAATCATTTCCTAATACAATTATTACTGCTCCATCAAATATTATTGAAGCAAAATTATTAATAGATCATGCTATTACCAATAACAAAAATAAAATTTTTGCTATTAGATATCCTAAAAAGTTACCCTACCTTAATTTAGATGAAGCTCAAATAAATGAAATTAAAAATGCTATAGAAAATTTAGAATGATTAGTTTATAAAAACAACAAAAAAAATAAAAATGTTGTTATAACATATGGAAATTGAGTAAATATTTTTAAAAATCAAATTAAAGAATTAAATTTAAATGTAGACATAATAAACGCGATAAATATTAATAATTATGATTTTAGACAAATTGAAAAAATATTTAATTCATATAAAAATATTTGCATTTTTGAAGAAACATATAAAAATCTTGGTTTAGCTAATGATTTTTTACAATATAGACAAAAATCTAAAAATAATTTATTAATTAGAAACTTTACAAAGTTTCCTGGTGGTGGAAATAATAAAGATATTTATTTAAGAAATAATATGGATGTTAAGCAAGTTTTACAAGAATTAATTGAAATATCATAA
- the uvrC gene encoding excinuclease ABC subunit UvrC — protein MNDTLKNKLKNAPKTFGCYIWKNKYNEIIYVGKAKNIFKRTHQYFLRPNDNKTAKLVQEISDVDFIVVKNENEALILESNLIKKYKPKYNILLKNNNGYPYFLVTNESKPRFLYVHNYDPKKGKYYGPFANSNMKAYEIYNLLLKLFPLRKCNSVKNKKCFYYDLNMCMGACLNEDTKEKYDLVKAKIDNFFTKGNNEIINELKKKELDAVKRLDFEQANNYLDLQKAIKLFSENQIINLNSKNNIDVVGFAIKENYISIIIFSYLNGKLLNKNLLISKYVGDIDDEVASYLYQYYSVNLKPSKLYVSLNQQTINLLKKNLNITIFNPGKGKIQEILETAIKNANLELNFKLNSLILKENRNILANQELAEKLNIKELNRIEIFDNSNIFNVDKVAAMVVYENGIPNKKEYRKYKIQNLKAKSDYEYMYEIIYRRFLRLLKEKKKFPDLIVVDGGKIQINAALKALKELFIADKINLIGLVKDNKHKTDYIQLSNNTKIHLDKKSNLYFYLFNMQEEVHKFAITYFRKTNQKSAISSILDNIKNLGKIRKEKLLSIFGNITNIKNATIEELMQIIPKNVAIEIQNKLKNEVLKND, from the coding sequence ATGAATGACACATTAAAAAATAAATTAAAAAATGCTCCAAAAACATTTGGATGTTATATTTGAAAAAACAAATATAATGAAATTATATATGTAGGCAAAGCAAAAAATATTTTCAAAAGAACTCATCAATATTTTTTAAGACCAAATGATAATAAAACAGCTAAATTAGTTCAAGAAATAAGTGATGTTGATTTTATTGTTGTAAAAAATGAAAATGAAGCTTTAATTTTAGAATCCAATTTAATAAAAAAATACAAACCTAAATATAATATTTTATTAAAAAATAATAATGGATATCCATATTTTTTAGTAACTAATGAATCTAAACCAAGATTTTTATATGTTCATAATTATGATCCTAAAAAAGGAAAATATTATGGTCCATTTGCTAATTCAAACATGAAAGCATATGAAATATATAATTTATTATTAAAACTTTTTCCTTTGCGCAAATGTAATTCAGTTAAAAATAAAAAATGTTTTTATTATGATTTGAATATGTGTATGGGTGCATGTTTGAATGAAGATACAAAAGAAAAATATGATTTAGTTAAAGCTAAAATTGATAATTTCTTTACTAAAGGTAATAATGAAATAATTAATGAATTAAAGAAAAAAGAATTAGATGCTGTTAAAAGATTGGATTTTGAACAAGCTAATAATTATTTAGATTTACAAAAAGCTATTAAATTATTTTCAGAAAATCAAATTATTAATTTAAATTCAAAAAATAATATTGATGTTGTTGGATTCGCAATTAAAGAAAATTATATTTCAATTATTATTTTTTCTTATTTAAATGGCAAATTGTTAAACAAAAATTTGTTAATATCCAAATATGTAGGTGATATTGATGATGAAGTTGCTAGTTATTTATACCAATATTATTCTGTTAATCTAAAGCCATCAAAATTATATGTGTCACTAAATCAACAAACAATAAATTTACTAAAAAAGAATTTAAATATAACAATTTTTAATCCAGGAAAAGGAAAAATACAAGAAATATTAGAAACTGCTATAAAAAATGCTAATTTAGAACTTAATTTTAAGTTAAATTCTTTAATTCTAAAAGAAAATAGAAATATATTAGCAAACCAAGAGTTAGCTGAAAAACTTAATATTAAAGAATTAAATAGAATTGAAATTTTTGATAATTCAAATATTTTTAACGTTGATAAAGTTGCTGCTATGGTTGTATATGAAAATGGAATTCCTAACAAAAAAGAATATCGCAAATACAAAATTCAAAATCTTAAAGCTAAAAGTGATTATGAATACATGTATGAAATTATTTACCGAAGATTTTTAAGACTTTTGAAAGAAAAGAAAAAATTTCCTGATTTGATTGTAGTTGATGGTGGAAAAATTCAAATTAATGCAGCATTAAAAGCTTTAAAAGAATTGTTCATTGCTGACAAAATAAATCTTATAGGTTTAGTAAAAGATAATAAACATAAAACAGATTATATACAATTATCAAATAATACAAAAATTCATTTAGATAAAAAATCAAATCTCTATTTTTATTTATTTAATATGCAAGAAGAAGTTCATAAATTTGCCATAACTTATTTTAGAAAAACAAATCAAAAATCAGCAATTTCTTCAATATTAGACAACATTAAAAATTTAGGTAAAATAAGAAAAGAAAAATTATTATCTATTTTTGGTAATATAACTAATATTAAAAATGCAACAATAGAAGAATTAATGCAGATTATTCCCAAAAATGTTGCAATTGAAATTCAAAATAAATTAAAAAATGAAGTGTTAAAAAATGATTAA
- a CDS encoding nicotinate-nucleotide adenylyltransferase has product MKKIIIFGGSFDPIHSGHIESAKLSLKKLNADLLFFVPTYSSILKNINSSPSMHRIKMLKLAIPKNQKYKISKWDINNKNLYTINLIKHFLTKYSNQNLFLLIGGDQVNNFHNWKDAKKISKLVNIIYVSRYNYKLNKNNIKKFNMKLIGNVNKNISSTELRKKINNKFINNKVVDYINNNCLYTQERVKSFLSISRWEHCKRTAKYAKKLAIKNNYENPKEAYIAGIFHDLAKEFRKKELLYYSNLLNIKKFTSIETLHPYVAYYFMKYFYMFKNKNILNAVYNHTEPNFHKISKIVKILYVADKCEPGREIKKYSKYYDIKEIRKIALQNIDKAFYKLHNQIISFYKNKK; this is encoded by the coding sequence ATGAAAAAAATTATTATTTTTGGCGGAAGTTTTGATCCTATTCATTCGGGTCATATTGAAAGTGCAAAATTAAGTTTAAAAAAACTTAATGCAGATTTATTATTCTTTGTTCCCACTTATTCAAGCATTCTTAAAAATATTAATTCATCACCTAGCATGCATAGAATTAAAATGCTTAAACTTGCTATTCCTAAAAATCAAAAATATAAAATTTCAAAATGAGATATAAATAATAAAAATTTATATACTATTAATTTAATTAAACATTTTTTAACCAAATATTCAAATCAAAATCTTTTTTTATTAATTGGTGGTGATCAAGTTAATAATTTTCATAATTGGAAAGATGCTAAAAAAATTTCGAAATTAGTAAATATTATTTATGTTTCTAGATACAACTACAAATTAAATAAAAATAATATTAAAAAATTTAATATGAAACTTATAGGAAATGTAAATAAAAATATTTCATCAACCGAGTTGAGAAAAAAAATTAACAATAAATTTATTAATAATAAAGTTGTTGATTACATTAATAATAATTGTTTGTATACTCAGGAAAGGGTAAAATCTTTTTTATCTATATCTCGTTGAGAGCATTGCAAAAGAACAGCTAAATATGCAAAAAAATTAGCTATAAAAAATAATTATGAAAACCCAAAAGAAGCATATATTGCCGGAATTTTTCATGATTTAGCAAAGGAATTTAGAAAAAAAGAACTATTGTATTATTCAAATTTATTAAATATAAAAAAATTTACTTCAATTGAAACATTACATCCATATGTAGCTTACTATTTTATGAAATACTTTTATATGTTTAAAAACAAAAATATTTTAAATGCTGTTTACAATCACACTGAACCTAATTTTCACAAAATATCAAAAATAGTAAAAATTCTTTATGTTGCTGATAAATGTGAACCCGGAAGAGAAATAAAAAAATATAGCAAATATTATGATATTAAAGAAATAAGAAAAATAGCATTGCAAAACATTGATAAAGCATTTTATAAATTACATAATCAAATTATTTCTTTCTATAAAAATAAAAAATAA